In a single window of the Drosophila albomicans strain 15112-1751.03 chromosome 3, ASM965048v2, whole genome shotgun sequence genome:
- the LOC117569824 gene encoding lipid droplet-associated hydrolase — protein MQEAFVNINNIPTHIITWGKWIEESLNDTKELVICITGNPGLPGFYTEFGDALRKELGSSGQNLPVWVIGHAGHDDPPAASIREVPQLSGNQELFNLDGQITHKIEFIKKYVPRDVKIHLIGHSIGAWMILQLLQEQEIRQRVKKCYMLFPTIERMMESPNGWLFTKIAMPLYSVFGYVFFTFFNVLPVWLRILLIQIYFLIFSIPKQFTGTALKYTKASVAEKVVFLADDEMSRVRGLQRELVQENLGLLKFYYGTTDGWVPVSYYEQLKQKFPQVDAKLDSKKIAHAFVLRHSKPMATIVSNMIQQNVQSN, from the exons ATGCAGGAAGCGTttgtaaacataaataatatacccaCGCATATTATAACGTGGGGCAAATGGATTGAAGAGTCGCTCAACGATACCAAGGAATTGGTTATTTGCATAACAGGTAATCCGGGATTGCCTGGATTCTACACAGAGTTTGGCGACGCACTGCGAAAGGAGCTGGGCTCCAGTGGACAAAATTTACCAGTGTGGGTGATAG GTCACGCTGGCCATGATGATCCTCCAGCCGCCAGCATACGCGAAGTGCCCCAACTGAGTGGCAATCAAGAGCTGTTCAATTTGGACGGTCAAATTACGCACAAAATCGAGTTCATCAAGAAATATGTGCCGCGTGATGTCAAAATACATTTGATTGGTCATTCGATTGGTGCCTGGATGATACTCCAGCTGCTGCAGGAGCAGGAGATAAGGCAGCGAGTCAAAAAGTGTTACATGCTTTTCCCCACCATCGAACGCATGATGGAATCACCCAATGGCTGGCTCTTCACCAAGATCGCCATGCCGCTGTATTCCGTCTTTGGTTACGTGTTTTTCACGTTTTTCAATGTGCTCCCCGTTTGGTTACGAATCCTGCTCATTCAAATCTATTTCCTCATCTTTTCCATTCCCAAACAATTCACGGGCACGGCTCTAAAGTACACCAAGGCATCGGTGGCCGAGAAAGTTGTCTTCTTGGCCGACGATGAAATGTCCCGAGTCCGTGGTTTACAACGCGAGTTGGTGCAGGAGAATTTAGGGCTGTTAAAGTTCTATTATGGCACCACCGATGGATGGGTGCCCGTGTCCTACTATGAGCAACTGAAGCAGAAATTTCCCCAGGTGGATGCAAAGCTAGACAGCAAGAAGATTGCTCACGCCTTTGTGCTGCGTCATTCCAAGCCGATGGCCACCATTGTCAGCAACATGATACAGCAAAATGTGCAATCCAACTGA